The Actinomycetota bacterium genome has a segment encoding these proteins:
- a CDS encoding MFS transporter: MDERAMSGKRIVSVYIATSALFTLATSLIWGVNTLFLLGAGLDIFHVMLVNAAFTAGQVVFEVPTGVIADTIGRKASFLLGIGILFVSTLLYVGSARHEWGLWAFIGASVLIGFGFTCQTGAVDAWLVDALDHVGYDRPREQVFARGGMVFGIAMLVGTLAGGFLGQVDLELPYLVRAGTLLAAFVVTFVMMHEIGFEPRPLKLSRFGAETRTILDAGTRYGWRSPVVRPLMFVSAAQGLFMLYFFYASQPYALQLLGRPDLVWVAGAVTAFFGLASVVGNALVGRVTTTSWGRVPVRLLAGGAVANAVGVAALGVLGVLAPEGGSPVAFAVMVLLFGLFGVVSGVMGPVRQAFLNEHIPSAQRATVLSLDSFFGDVGGSIGQPGFGWIARTFSIPVGYLVGALAMGFAWPLYRLAGRSAKEDARP; encoded by the coding sequence GTGGACGAGCGGGCGATGAGCGGCAAGCGGATTGTCAGCGTCTACATCGCCACGAGCGCGCTCTTCACGCTGGCCACATCACTCATCTGGGGCGTGAACACGCTCTTTCTACTCGGAGCCGGTCTCGACATCTTTCACGTGATGCTCGTGAACGCCGCATTCACCGCCGGACAGGTCGTGTTCGAAGTCCCGACCGGAGTCATCGCGGATACCATTGGGCGCAAAGCGTCCTTCCTGCTCGGAATCGGCATCCTGTTCGTCTCGACGCTGCTGTACGTGGGTTCTGCGAGACACGAATGGGGACTCTGGGCGTTCATCGGCGCATCGGTACTGATCGGTTTCGGGTTCACATGCCAGACTGGAGCGGTTGACGCGTGGCTCGTGGATGCGCTGGATCATGTGGGCTACGACCGACCACGCGAGCAGGTCTTCGCGCGCGGCGGCATGGTGTTCGGAATCGCGATGCTCGTGGGTACGCTCGCGGGCGGGTTCCTTGGCCAGGTCGATCTTGAGCTGCCGTACCTGGTGCGCGCAGGAACGTTGCTCGCCGCCTTCGTCGTGACGTTCGTGATGATGCACGAGATCGGGTTTGAGCCGAGGCCGCTCAAACTGTCGCGGTTCGGCGCCGAAACGCGGACGATTCTCGACGCGGGTACACGATATGGTTGGCGGAGTCCGGTCGTGCGACCACTCATGTTCGTGTCGGCGGCGCAGGGGTTGTTCATGCTGTACTTCTTCTATGCGTCGCAGCCGTACGCGCTTCAGCTCCTTGGGCGGCCGGACCTTGTTTGGGTCGCCGGCGCGGTCACGGCGTTCTTTGGGCTGGCCAGCGTAGTCGGAAACGCGCTCGTCGGGCGCGTGACAACGACGTCGTGGGGGCGCGTTCCTGTGCGACTGCTCGCGGGGGGAGCGGTGGCGAACGCGGTCGGCGTTGCGGCGCTGGGCGTGCTCGGTGTTCTAGCGCCGGAAGGGGGCAGCCCCGTGGCCTTTGCGGTGATGGTGCTGCTGTTCGGGCTCTTCGGCGTCGTGTCGGGTGTGATGGGTCCCGTGCGACAGGCGTTCCTCAACGAGCACATCCCGTCGGCGCAGCGGGCAACGGTGTTGTCGCTGGATTCGTTCTTTGGCGATGTGGGAGGCTCGATCGGGCAGCCTGGATTCGGGTGGATAGCCCGCACGTTCTCGATCCCGGTCGGGTATCTCGTGGGAGCGCTGGCCATGGGGTTCGCGTGGCCGCTGTATCGACTTGCGGGAAGGTCGGCCAAGGAGGATGCAAGGCCGTAG
- a CDS encoding addiction module protein — MTVDEIMREAMTLDAETRASIAHELLSSLESLSESEVERLWIAEARRRSADVKAGRAQTFPANESLTRARANR, encoded by the coding sequence ATGACGGTCGACGAGATCATGCGAGAAGCAATGACGCTCGACGCTGAGACGCGCGCTTCCATCGCTCATGAATTGCTGTCCAGCCTTGAGTCTCTGTCAGAGAGCGAGGTCGAGCGTCTCTGGATTGCTGAGGCCAGGCGCCGCAGCGCTGATGTGAAGGCCGGACGGGCGCAGACTTTCCCGGCGAACGAGTCGCTGACCCGCGCACGCGCCAATCGGTAG
- a CDS encoding type II toxin-antitoxin system RelE/ParE family toxin: MILNIHEDADRELNDAADYYDAESLGLGTAFLDQLDDGYQRILENPHAAAEIDPDIRKLVLAKFPYNLIYEIDGDVVLILAVAHQRRRPHYWRERRAG, translated from the coding sequence GTGATTCTCAACATCCACGAGGACGCAGACCGCGAGCTCAATGACGCAGCGGACTACTACGACGCGGAAAGCCTCGGACTCGGCACAGCGTTCCTCGATCAACTCGATGACGGGTATCAGCGAATCCTAGAGAATCCGCATGCGGCGGCGGAGATCGACCCCGATATCAGGAAGCTCGTCCTCGCGAAGTTCCCCTACAACCTGATCTACGAGATCGATGGTGATGTCGTCTTGATTCTCGCCGTTGCGCACCAGAGACGCAGGCCCCATTACTGGCGTGAACGCCGGGCGGGATGA